One Megalops cyprinoides isolate fMegCyp1 chromosome 4, fMegCyp1.pri, whole genome shotgun sequence genomic window carries:
- the grk5l gene encoding G protein-coupled receptor kinase 5 produces MELENIVANTVLLKAREGGGGKRKGRSKKWREILRFPHISQCVELGNSIDRDYFSLCERQPIGRQLFRLFCETRPKLQRCIHLLDAMEDYEVTPDEKRRSRGEQIIQKFLTEQSEEYVPEVAESHIQECRQNLEQNPSKELFSDCRKALHEYLSGTPFSDYQDSMYFDRFLQWKMLERQPITKDTFRQYRVLGKGGFGEVCACQVRATGKMYACKKLEKKRIKKRKGEAMALNEKQILEKVNSRFVVSLAYAYETKDALCLVLTIMNGGDLKFHIYNMGTPGFEKERVQFYAAEICCGLEHLHQESIVYRDLKPENILLDDNGHIRISDLGLAIKVPEGELIRGRVGTVGYMAPEVINNERYGMSPDWWGLGCLIYEMTAGRSPFRARKERVKREEVEKRVQEEQEEYSDKFTEDTKAICRMLLTKDPKQRLGCQSDGAAAVKAHPFFKNTNFKRLEAGMQEPSFVPDPRAVYCKDVLDIEQFSTVKGVNLDQTDNDFYTKFATGSVSIPWQNEMIETECFKDLNVFGPQGSRSPDLDWAQPPEPPRRSLLDRILRRHHPEVSIAHTRVSSSSVNSVDSMSNSAP; encoded by the exons ATGGAGCTGGAGAATATTGTGGCAAACACTGTACTGCTAAAGGCGAGAGAAG GCGGGGGAGGGAAACGGAAAGGACGGAGCAAGAAATGGAGGGAGATCCTACGCTTTCCTCACATCAGCCAGTGTGTGGAGCTGGGCAACAGCATCG ATAGAGACTACTTCAGCCTATGCGAGAGACAGCCCATCGGGAGACAGCTGTTCCGCCTCTTCTGTGAGACCAGGCCGAAGCTGCAGCGCTGCATCCACCTGCTGGATGCCATG GAAGACTATGAGGTGACGCCAGACGAGAAACGCAGGAGTCGCGGGGAGCAAATCATCCAGAAGTTTCTCACCGAACAG tcTGAAGAATATGTGCCTGAGGTAGCAGAGAGCCACATCCAGGAGTGCAGACAGAACCTGGAGCAGAACCCGTCCAAGGAGCTCTTCAGCGACTGCCGAAA GGCCCTCCATGAATATTTAAGTGGAACCCCCTTCTCCGACTATCAGGACAGCATGTATTTTGACCGCTTTCTTCAGTGGAAAATGTTGGAGAG gcAACCGATAACAAAAGACACATTTCGACAATACCGTGTGTTGGGAAAGGGAGGATTCGGGGAG GTGTGTGCATGCCAGGTGCGGGCCACGGGGAAGATGTACGCCTGCAAGAAGCTGGAGAAGAAGCGCATCAAGAAGCGGAAGGGCGAGGCCATGGCCCTCAACGAGAAGCAGATCCTGGAGAAAGTCAACAGCAGATTTGTC GTCAGTTTAGCGTATGCCTATGAGACCAAAGACGCCCTGTGTCTGGTGCTGACCATCATGAACGGAGGGGACCTCAAGTTTCACATCTACAACATGGGCACGCCCGGGTTCGAGAAAGAGAGGGTTCAGTTCTACGCAGCAGAAATCTGTTGTGGCCTGGAACACCTGCACCAGGAGTCCATTGTCTACAG ggaTCTAAAACCAGAGAATATTCTTTTAGATGACAATG GACACATCAGGATATCAGACCTGGGTCTGGCCATCAAAGTGCCTGAAGGGGAGCTCATCCGTGGTCGAGTTGGCACAGTGGGGTACATGG CCCCTGAGGTGATAAACAATGAGCGGTACGGCATGAGCCCAGACTGGTGGGGCCTGGGCTGTCTGATCTACGAGATGACGGCCGGCCGCTCCCCGTTCCGGGCCCGCAAGGAGAGGgtgaagagggaggaggtggagaagagggtccaggaggagcaggaggagtacAGCGACAAGTTCACCGAGGACACCAAAGCCATCTGCCGGATG CTGCTGACTAAAGATCCAAAGCAGAGGCTGGGGTGCCAGTCGGACGGGGCAGCAGCGGTGAAGGCGCACCCCTTCTTCAAGAACACCAACTTCAAGAGGCTGGAAGCTGGCATGCAGGAGCCCTCCTTTGTGCCTGAT CCCAGAGCTGTCTACTGCAAGGACGTTCTGGACATTGAGCAGTTCTCCACTGTCAAGGGCGTCAACCTGGACCAAACTGACAATGACTTCTACACCAAGTTCGCCACTGGCAGTGTGTCCATTCCCTGGCAGAACGAG ATGATTGAGACGGAGTGTTTCAAGGACCTGAACGTGTTCGGACCCCAGGGGTCCCGCTCTCCGGATCTGGACTGGGCCCAGCCCCCGGAGCCCCCACGCCGCAGCCTGCTGGACAGGATACTCAGGAGACAT catccAGAGGTATCCATCGCTCACACACGGGTCTCTTCTTCCAGTGTGAATTCTGTGGACTCTATGTCGAACTCTGCCCCCTAG